One window of the Eucalyptus grandis isolate ANBG69807.140 chromosome 6, ASM1654582v1, whole genome shotgun sequence genome contains the following:
- the LOC104450723 gene encoding histone acetyltransferase HAC1 isoform X2, with the protein MPGRVSSQSGAQLPGVSPQNGNVVPNIVAAGSGAPHGGFGMDADLLRARNYMQEKIFVLLAQRHQQQMNDSQMQKLKDIVKRLEEGLFKTAPSKEEYLNMSTLEFRLHSLIKRPSLNNRNPVNPNSMPTMIPTPGLSHNGSSTMMATSSVDAQMSNMVGSSSMQPTNSNTGNLMSSGVMQSSSFNRTDGLLSNGYQQAQANYPIGSGGNNLSQMGVPRMSSQMIPTPGFNNNSGNHSYGSVEATNNGGRMSIVDSPMVSQDAHQKLHVSNQNSRVLHALGSQAGGAIRSGIQQKSYGFSNGALNGGLGMIGSNLQMSNGPSTSEGFLNASPYINSPKPLQHQFDQYQRSSVQGDVYGNSTDVSGPGNLYTAGTSVGTMANSQSMGTLNLQSLSKTKASLVANPPNLHSTQQAAQLKPQSVDAVEKVNFQPALPSRENFIQSQHQQQFQQQAHYQQQQQFAQQRQHMQQNQRHQGLLDNEMFGLHQVTSDPGNQFKQEPKEIMPEQASDGIHLPEFQNRYQQNPSDNKSKVQLFASQTNQHNSCSMLSQNTPQVQHLLQSQQLVAEAQNEFTCHPVGLQSDSVLHGQWNPQLQDGTEILGNKLNEQHLQDDFQRRISKHDEAQCNNLSSEGSVAGPNAPSRGKTEAPTLSTATCRSGSTNRDRQFRNQQRWLLFIRHARRCAAPQGKCQEINCITVQKLCKHIESCNLAQCPYPRCHHTKVLLSHNKNCRDPSCPVCIPVKNYLQSQLKAYPRPDSTSGFSNSLSRSCKPSDIMENPAKLLTKKPSIAESSEDLLPSIKRVKVEPPLQLPIPSLDNSAESMSIAEEQKISQSVPYHGQQHNEIGIPIKAESADTKMDPSGNSGERNLTTGEMKMEGTDDVSNKMLGEEPAVMQEPMEKEGDQSNQEIAQPAEQGAVSKSGKPKIKGVSLTELFTPEQVREHITGLRQWVGQSKAKAERNQAMEHSMSENSCQLCAVEKLTFEPPPIYCSPCGARIKRNAPYYTGAAGDTRHYFCIPCYNEARGDTIVVDGNSILKARLEKKKNDEETEEWWVQCDKCEAWQHQICALFNGRRNDGGQAEYTCPNCYIAEVERGERKPLPQNAVLGAKDLPKTLLSDHIEQRLAKRLRQERLERAKVHGKSYDEVPGAESLVVRVVSSVDKKLEVKPRFLEIFQEENYPTEFPYKSKVILLFQKIEGVEVCLFGMYVQEFGSESQFPNQRRVYLSYLDSVKYFRPEVKAVTGEALRTFVYHEILIGYLEYCKLRGFTSCYIWACPPLKGEDYILYCHPEIQKTPKSDKLREWYLAMLRKAAKESIVVDLTNLYDHFFVCSGECKSKVTAARLPYFDGDYWPGAAEDLIYQLQQEEDGRKQNKKGTTKKTITKRALKASGQSDLSGNASKDLLLMHKLGETISPMKEDFIMVHLQYACTHCCILMVSGNRWVCSQCKNFQICDKCHEIEQKREERERHPVNQREKHLLYPIQITDVPEDTKDKDEILESEFFDTRQAFLSLCQGNHYQYDTLRRAKHSSMMVLYHLHNPTAPAFVTTCNLCSLDIEAGQGWRCEVCPEYDICNTCYQKDGGIDHPHKLTNHPSMADRDAQNKEARQLRVLQLRKMLDLLVHASQCRSALCQYPNCRKVKGLFRHGIQCKTRASRGCVLCKKMWYLLQLHARACKEAVCHVPRCRDLREHLRRLQQQSDSRRRAAVMEMMRQRAAEVANNGG; encoded by the exons ATGAATGACTCTCAAATGCAGAAGCTGAAGGATATCGTCAAACGCCTGGAAGAGGGTCTCTTCAAAACTGCTCCCTCCAAG GAGGAGTATTTGAATATGAGCACATTGGAGTTCCGGTTGCATAGTTTGATCAAGCGTCCATCTCTTAATAATCGAAATCCAGTGAATCCTAATTCAATGCCAACAATGATTCCAACTCCGGGATTGTCACATAATGGGAGTTCAACCATGATGGCGACATCTTCTGTGGATGCACAAATGAGTAATATGGTTGGGAGTAGCAGCATGCAGCCCACGAATTCAAACACGGGAAACCTTATGTCAAGTGGTGTCATGCAGAGCAGTTCCTTTAACCGAACTGATG GTCTGCTTTCCAATGGGTATCAGCAAGCTCAAGCGAACTATCCCATTGGTTCTGGAGGAAACAACCTGTCACAGATGGGTGTGCCAAGAATGAGCAGCCAGATGATTCCGACTCCCGGATTTAATAATAATAGTGGAAATCATTCTTATGGAAGTGTAGAGGCTACCAATAATGGTGGCAGGATGTCCATTGTTGACTCTCCCATGGTATCACAGGATGCACATCAAAAGCTGCATGTAAGCAATCAGAACAGTCGGGTATTGCATGCCCTTGGCAGCCAAGCAGGTGGGGCGATTAGGTCTGGTATTCAGCAGAAATCTTACGGTTTTTCCAATGGAGCACTAAATGGTGGCTTGGGAATGATTGGGAGCAATTTACAGATGTCCAATGGGCCTAGCACCTCCGAGGGCTTTCTGAATGCGTCACCTTATATCAATTCTCCGAAACCTTTGCAGCACCAATTTGATCAATATCAACGTTCATCTGTTCAGG GTGATGTGTATGGGAACAGTACTGATGTTTCTGGCCCTGGAAATTTATACACTGCTGGAACTTCTGTTGGAACAATGGCAAATTCTCAAAGCATGGGCACACTAAACTTGCAGTCTCTTTCCAAAACAAAAGCTTCATTGGTTGCTAATCCACCAAATTTGCATAGCACTCAGCAAGCTGCGCAGTTGAAGCCTCAGTCAGTTGATGCAGTTGAAAAAGTGAATTTTCAACCTGCACTTCCTTCAAGGGAGAACTTTATCCAATCTCAGCACCAACAGCAATTTCAGCAACAGGCTCATTACCAACAGCAACAGCAATTTGCTCAGCAGCGCCAGCACATGCAGCAAAATCAGCGGCACCAAGGTTTGTTGGACAATGAGATGTTTGGTCTTCATCAGGTGACATCTGATCCGGGAAATCAATTCAAGCAGGAGCCTAAAGAAATAATGCCAGAACAGGCATCAGATGGAATTCATTTGCCTGAGTTTCAAAATCGGTATCAGCAGAATCCTTCCGATAATAAATCTAAGGTTCAGCTCTTTGCTTCTCAAACTAACCAGCACAACAGCTGCTCTATGTTGTCTCAAAATACTCCGCAAGTGCAACATTTGTTACAATCACAACAGCTAGTTGCTGAGGCCCAAAACGAATTCACCTGCCATCCCGTCGGACTACAATCAGATTCAGTTCTTCATGGTCAGTGGAATCCTCAATTGCAAGATGGGACTGAAATCCTGGGGAATAAATTAAATGAGCAGCATTTACAAGATGATTTCCAGAGGAGAATTTCTAAGCATGATGAAGCACAGTGTAACAATCTGTCTTCAGAGGGATCTGTTGCTGGTCCAAATGCCCCTTCAAGGGGTAAAACAGAAGCCCCAACTTTAAGTACTGCCACCTGTAGGTCTGGAAGCACAAACCGTGACCGTCAATTCAGAAACCAGCAGAGGTGGCTTTTATTTATACGCCATGCTCGTCGATGTGCAGCTCCTCAAGGGAAATGCCAGGAGATTAATTGTATCACTGTTCAAAAATTGTGCAAACACATTGAAAGCTGCAACTTGGCTCAATGCCCTTATCCTCGTTGTCATCATACGAAAGTATTGCTTTCGCATAATAAAAATTGCAGGGACCCAAGTTGCCCTGTGTGCATTCCTGTGAAAAATTACTTGCAATCACAATTGAAGGCATATCCTCGTCCAGATTCTACATCTGGTTTTTCGAATTCCCTTAGCAGATCTTGTAAACCCTCTGACATTATGGAGAACCCAGCAAAGTTATTGACAAAGAAGCCATCCATTGCTGAAAGTTCGGAAGACCTACTTCCTTCTATAAAACGTGTCAAAGTGGAACCGCCTTTGCAGCTTCCTATTCCCTCCCTTGATAATTCAGCTGAATCAATGTCTATTGCTGAGGAGCAGAAGATTTCCCAGTCAGTCCCTTACCATGGTCAGCAGCATAATGAGATCGGTATCCCTATTAAGGCCGAGTCTGCAGATACAAAGATGGATCCGTCTGGCAATTCTGGGGAAAGAAACCTGACTACTggtgagatgaaaatggaaggaACAGAtgatgtctcaaataaaatgcttGGTGAGGAACCTGCTGTCATGCAAGAACCAATGGAGAAAGAGGGTGATCAATCGAATCAAGAAATTGCCCAACCAGCTGAGCAAGGAGCTGTTTCCAAGTCTGGGAAACCAAAAATTAAAGGAGTATCATTGACCGAACTCTTCACCCCGGAGCAAGTGAGAGAGCATATCACAGGCTTAAGGCAATGGGTTGGCCAG AGTAAAGCTAAGGCGGAGAGGAACCAGGCAATGGAGCATTCGATGAGTGAAAATTCATGCCAGTTGTGTGCTGTGGAAAAGCTTACTTTTGAACCACCACCAATATATTGCTCGCCATGCGGCGCTCGTATTAAGAGAAATGCACCTTATTATACTGGTGCGGCTGGAGATACCCGGCATTATTTCTGCATTCCCTGCTATAATGAGGCTCGTGGGGACACCATTGTTGTTGATGGCAATTCTATACTGAAGGcaaggctggagaagaagaaaaacgatGAGGAGACCGAAGAATGG TGGGTTCAATGTGACAAGTGTGAAGCATGGCAACATCAAATATGCGCTTTGTTTAATGGTCGGAGAAATGATGGAGGCCAAGCTGAATATACCTGCCCTAACTGCTATATAGCTGAGGTTGAAAGAGGCGAACGAAAGCCCTTGCCACAGAATGCTGTTCTTGGGGCTAAAGATTTGCCAAAGACGCTTCTTAGTGACCACATAGAACAGCGGCTAGCTAAGAGACTCAGACAGGAAAGACTAGAGAGGGCAAAGGTTCACGGGAAAAGTTATGATGAG GTTCCTGGAGCAGAATCACTAGTTGTAAGAGTTGTTTCATCTGTTGACAAGAAGCTGGAAGTAAAGCCTCGGTTTCTCGAAATATTTCAGGAAGAAAATTACCCTACAGAGTTCCCCTACAAGTCTAAG GTCATTCTTTTGTTTCAAAAGATTGAAGGTGTGGAGGTATGCTTATTTGGTATGTACGTTCAAGAATTTGGATCTGAAAGCCAATTCCCAAATCAACGTCGTGTCTATCTTTCGTATCTGGATTCCGTGAAATACTTCAGGCCTGAGGTTAAAGCAGTGACTGGAGAAGCTCTGCGAACATTTGTGTATCATGAAATTTTG ATTGGATACCTTGAATATTGCAAGTTGCGGGGTTTTACAAGCTGCTATATATGGGCGTGCCCGCCATTAAAAGGCGAAGATTATATACTGTACTGTCATCCAGAGATACAGAAAACCCCAAAATCTGATAAACTCCGGGAGTG GTACCTTGCAATGTTAAGAAAAGCTGCAAAGGAGAGTATTGTTGTTGATCTTACCAATCTGTATGATCATTTCTTCGTATGCTCTGGTGAATGCAAATCAAAGGTAACTGCAGCTAGGCTTCCATATTTTGATGGTGACTACTGGCCGGGTGCTGCAGAAGATCTTATTTATCAGCTTCAACAAGAGGAAGATGGCAGAAAGCAGAATAAGAAAGGAACTACTAAAAAGACCATCACTAAGAGAGCGTTAAAAGCATCTGGTCAGTCTGATCTCTCTGGAAATGCATCGAAGGATTTGCTATTGATGCacaaa CTTGGTGAAACTATATCTCCTATGAAGGAAGATTTTATTATGGTCCATCTGCAGTATGCATGCACCCACTGTTGCATTCTCATGGTTTCGGGAAACCGATGGGTTTGCAGCCAGTGCAAAAACTTTCAGATTTGTGACAA GTGCCACGAAATAGAACAGAAACGCGAGGAAAGAGAGCGACATCCTGTCAATCAAAGAGAGAAACATCTCCTGTATCCG ATTCAAATTACTGATGTACCAGAAGATACAAAAGATAAAGATGAGATACTCGAAAGTGAATTTTTTGACACCAGACAGGCTTTCTTGAGTTTATGTCAAGGGAATCACTATCAATATGACACCCTGAGGCGTGCAAAACACTCTTCAATGATGGTCCTTTACCATCTTCATAATCCAACTGCTCCGGCATTTGTGACAACATGTAACCTATGTAGCCTTGACATTGAAGCTGGTCAGGGTTGGCGTTGCGAGGTTTGCCCAGAGTATGATATATGCAATACCTGTTATCAAAAGGATGGTGGTATTGATCATCCCCACAAATTGACAAATCACCCATCTATGGCTGATCGTGATGCACAAAACAAGGAAGCCAGACAACTGAGAGTTTTGCAG CTTAGGAAAATGCTTGATCTACTGGTGCATGCATCACAATGCCGTTCAGCACTTTGTCAATACCCAAACTGTCGCAAAGTGAAAGGTTTGTTCCGCCATGGGATCCAATGCAAAACACGTGCTTCTAGAGGTTGTGTTCTTTGCAAGAAGATGTGGTATCTCCTGCAACTGCATGCACGAGCCTGCAAAGAAGCTGTGTGCCATGTCCCACGATGCAG AGACTTAAGAGAACATTTGAGGCGGCTGCAGCAGCAGTCAGATTCACGGCGCAGGGCAGCTGTGATGGAGATGATGAGACAGAGAGCTGCAGAAGTTGCCAACAATGGAGGATGA
- the LOC104450723 gene encoding histone acetyltransferase HAC1 isoform X1, with protein sequence MNVQADMSGHVSSQSGAQLPGVSPQNGNVVPNIVAAGSGASHAGFGMDADLLRARTFMQEKIFVLLAQRHQQQMNDSQMQKLKDIVKRLEEGLFKTAPSKEEYLNMSTLEFRLHSLIKRPSLNNRNPVNPNSMPTMIPTPGLSHNGSSTMMATSSVDAQMSNMVGSSSMQPTNSNTGNLMSSGVMQSSSFNRTDGLLSNGYQQAQANYPIGSGGNNLSQMGVPRMSSQMIPTPGFNNNSGNHSYGSVEATNNGGRMSIVDSPMVSQDAHQKLHVSNQNSRVLHALGSQAGGAIRSGIQQKSYGFSNGALNGGLGMIGSNLQMSNGPSTSEGFLNASPYINSPKPLQHQFDQYQRSSVQGDVYGNSTDVSGPGNLYTAGTSVGTMANSQSMGTLNLQSLSKTKASLVANPPNLHSTQQAAQLKPQSVDAVEKVNFQPALPSRENFIQSQHQQQFQQQAHYQQQQQFAQQRQHMQQNQRHQGLLDNEMFGLHQVTSDPGNQFKQEPKEIMPEQASDGIHLPEFQNRYQQNPSDNKSKVQLFASQTNQHNSCSMLSQNTPQVQHLLQSQQLVAEAQNEFTCHPVGLQSDSVLHGQWNPQLQDGTEILGNKLNEQHLQDDFQRRISKHDEAQCNNLSSEGSVAGPNAPSRGKTEAPTLSTATCRSGSTNRDRQFRNQQRWLLFIRHARRCAAPQGKCQEINCITVQKLCKHIESCNLAQCPYPRCHHTKVLLSHNKNCRDPSCPVCIPVKNYLQSQLKAYPRPDSTSGFSNSLSRSCKPSDIMENPAKLLTKKPSIAESSEDLLPSIKRVKVEPPLQLPIPSLDNSAESMSIAEEQKISQSVPYHGQQHNEIGIPIKAESADTKMDPSGNSGERNLTTGEMKMEGTDDVSNKMLGEEPAVMQEPMEKEGDQSNQEIAQPAEQGAVSKSGKPKIKGVSLTELFTPEQVREHITGLRQWVGQSKAKAERNQAMEHSMSENSCQLCAVEKLTFEPPPIYCSPCGARIKRNAPYYTGAAGDTRHYFCIPCYNEARGDTIVVDGNSILKARLEKKKNDEETEEWWVQCDKCEAWQHQICALFNGRRNDGGQAEYTCPNCYIAEVERGERKPLPQNAVLGAKDLPKTLLSDHIEQRLAKRLRQERLERAKVHGKSYDEVPGAESLVVRVVSSVDKKLEVKPRFLEIFQEENYPTEFPYKSKVILLFQKIEGVEVCLFGMYVQEFGSESQFPNQRRVYLSYLDSVKYFRPEVKAVTGEALRTFVYHEILIGYLEYCKLRGFTSCYIWACPPLKGEDYILYCHPEIQKTPKSDKLREWYLAMLRKAAKESIVVDLTNLYDHFFVCSGECKSKVTAARLPYFDGDYWPGAAEDLIYQLQQEEDGRKQNKKGTTKKTITKRALKASGQSDLSGNASKDLLLMHKLGETISPMKEDFIMVHLQYACTHCCILMVSGNRWVCSQCKNFQICDKCHEIEQKREERERHPVNQREKHLLYPIQITDVPEDTKDKDEILESEFFDTRQAFLSLCQGNHYQYDTLRRAKHSSMMVLYHLHNPTAPAFVTTCNLCSLDIEAGQGWRCEVCPEYDICNTCYQKDGGIDHPHKLTNHPSMADRDAQNKEARQLRVLQLRKMLDLLVHASQCRSALCQYPNCRKVKGLFRHGIQCKTRASRGCVLCKKMWYLLQLHARACKEAVCHVPRCRDLREHLRRLQQQSDSRRRAAVMEMMRQRAAEVANNGG encoded by the exons ATGAATGACTCTCAAATGCAGAAGCTGAAGGATATCGTCAAACGCCTGGAAGAGGGTCTCTTCAAAACTGCTCCCTCCAAG GAGGAGTATTTGAATATGAGCACATTGGAGTTCCGGTTGCATAGTTTGATCAAGCGTCCATCTCTTAATAATCGAAATCCAGTGAATCCTAATTCAATGCCAACAATGATTCCAACTCCGGGATTGTCACATAATGGGAGTTCAACCATGATGGCGACATCTTCTGTGGATGCACAAATGAGTAATATGGTTGGGAGTAGCAGCATGCAGCCCACGAATTCAAACACGGGAAACCTTATGTCAAGTGGTGTCATGCAGAGCAGTTCCTTTAACCGAACTGATG GTCTGCTTTCCAATGGGTATCAGCAAGCTCAAGCGAACTATCCCATTGGTTCTGGAGGAAACAACCTGTCACAGATGGGTGTGCCAAGAATGAGCAGCCAGATGATTCCGACTCCCGGATTTAATAATAATAGTGGAAATCATTCTTATGGAAGTGTAGAGGCTACCAATAATGGTGGCAGGATGTCCATTGTTGACTCTCCCATGGTATCACAGGATGCACATCAAAAGCTGCATGTAAGCAATCAGAACAGTCGGGTATTGCATGCCCTTGGCAGCCAAGCAGGTGGGGCGATTAGGTCTGGTATTCAGCAGAAATCTTACGGTTTTTCCAATGGAGCACTAAATGGTGGCTTGGGAATGATTGGGAGCAATTTACAGATGTCCAATGGGCCTAGCACCTCCGAGGGCTTTCTGAATGCGTCACCTTATATCAATTCTCCGAAACCTTTGCAGCACCAATTTGATCAATATCAACGTTCATCTGTTCAGG GTGATGTGTATGGGAACAGTACTGATGTTTCTGGCCCTGGAAATTTATACACTGCTGGAACTTCTGTTGGAACAATGGCAAATTCTCAAAGCATGGGCACACTAAACTTGCAGTCTCTTTCCAAAACAAAAGCTTCATTGGTTGCTAATCCACCAAATTTGCATAGCACTCAGCAAGCTGCGCAGTTGAAGCCTCAGTCAGTTGATGCAGTTGAAAAAGTGAATTTTCAACCTGCACTTCCTTCAAGGGAGAACTTTATCCAATCTCAGCACCAACAGCAATTTCAGCAACAGGCTCATTACCAACAGCAACAGCAATTTGCTCAGCAGCGCCAGCACATGCAGCAAAATCAGCGGCACCAAGGTTTGTTGGACAATGAGATGTTTGGTCTTCATCAGGTGACATCTGATCCGGGAAATCAATTCAAGCAGGAGCCTAAAGAAATAATGCCAGAACAGGCATCAGATGGAATTCATTTGCCTGAGTTTCAAAATCGGTATCAGCAGAATCCTTCCGATAATAAATCTAAGGTTCAGCTCTTTGCTTCTCAAACTAACCAGCACAACAGCTGCTCTATGTTGTCTCAAAATACTCCGCAAGTGCAACATTTGTTACAATCACAACAGCTAGTTGCTGAGGCCCAAAACGAATTCACCTGCCATCCCGTCGGACTACAATCAGATTCAGTTCTTCATGGTCAGTGGAATCCTCAATTGCAAGATGGGACTGAAATCCTGGGGAATAAATTAAATGAGCAGCATTTACAAGATGATTTCCAGAGGAGAATTTCTAAGCATGATGAAGCACAGTGTAACAATCTGTCTTCAGAGGGATCTGTTGCTGGTCCAAATGCCCCTTCAAGGGGTAAAACAGAAGCCCCAACTTTAAGTACTGCCACCTGTAGGTCTGGAAGCACAAACCGTGACCGTCAATTCAGAAACCAGCAGAGGTGGCTTTTATTTATACGCCATGCTCGTCGATGTGCAGCTCCTCAAGGGAAATGCCAGGAGATTAATTGTATCACTGTTCAAAAATTGTGCAAACACATTGAAAGCTGCAACTTGGCTCAATGCCCTTATCCTCGTTGTCATCATACGAAAGTATTGCTTTCGCATAATAAAAATTGCAGGGACCCAAGTTGCCCTGTGTGCATTCCTGTGAAAAATTACTTGCAATCACAATTGAAGGCATATCCTCGTCCAGATTCTACATCTGGTTTTTCGAATTCCCTTAGCAGATCTTGTAAACCCTCTGACATTATGGAGAACCCAGCAAAGTTATTGACAAAGAAGCCATCCATTGCTGAAAGTTCGGAAGACCTACTTCCTTCTATAAAACGTGTCAAAGTGGAACCGCCTTTGCAGCTTCCTATTCCCTCCCTTGATAATTCAGCTGAATCAATGTCTATTGCTGAGGAGCAGAAGATTTCCCAGTCAGTCCCTTACCATGGTCAGCAGCATAATGAGATCGGTATCCCTATTAAGGCCGAGTCTGCAGATACAAAGATGGATCCGTCTGGCAATTCTGGGGAAAGAAACCTGACTACTggtgagatgaaaatggaaggaACAGAtgatgtctcaaataaaatgcttGGTGAGGAACCTGCTGTCATGCAAGAACCAATGGAGAAAGAGGGTGATCAATCGAATCAAGAAATTGCCCAACCAGCTGAGCAAGGAGCTGTTTCCAAGTCTGGGAAACCAAAAATTAAAGGAGTATCATTGACCGAACTCTTCACCCCGGAGCAAGTGAGAGAGCATATCACAGGCTTAAGGCAATGGGTTGGCCAG AGTAAAGCTAAGGCGGAGAGGAACCAGGCAATGGAGCATTCGATGAGTGAAAATTCATGCCAGTTGTGTGCTGTGGAAAAGCTTACTTTTGAACCACCACCAATATATTGCTCGCCATGCGGCGCTCGTATTAAGAGAAATGCACCTTATTATACTGGTGCGGCTGGAGATACCCGGCATTATTTCTGCATTCCCTGCTATAATGAGGCTCGTGGGGACACCATTGTTGTTGATGGCAATTCTATACTGAAGGcaaggctggagaagaagaaaaacgatGAGGAGACCGAAGAATGG TGGGTTCAATGTGACAAGTGTGAAGCATGGCAACATCAAATATGCGCTTTGTTTAATGGTCGGAGAAATGATGGAGGCCAAGCTGAATATACCTGCCCTAACTGCTATATAGCTGAGGTTGAAAGAGGCGAACGAAAGCCCTTGCCACAGAATGCTGTTCTTGGGGCTAAAGATTTGCCAAAGACGCTTCTTAGTGACCACATAGAACAGCGGCTAGCTAAGAGACTCAGACAGGAAAGACTAGAGAGGGCAAAGGTTCACGGGAAAAGTTATGATGAG GTTCCTGGAGCAGAATCACTAGTTGTAAGAGTTGTTTCATCTGTTGACAAGAAGCTGGAAGTAAAGCCTCGGTTTCTCGAAATATTTCAGGAAGAAAATTACCCTACAGAGTTCCCCTACAAGTCTAAG GTCATTCTTTTGTTTCAAAAGATTGAAGGTGTGGAGGTATGCTTATTTGGTATGTACGTTCAAGAATTTGGATCTGAAAGCCAATTCCCAAATCAACGTCGTGTCTATCTTTCGTATCTGGATTCCGTGAAATACTTCAGGCCTGAGGTTAAAGCAGTGACTGGAGAAGCTCTGCGAACATTTGTGTATCATGAAATTTTG ATTGGATACCTTGAATATTGCAAGTTGCGGGGTTTTACAAGCTGCTATATATGGGCGTGCCCGCCATTAAAAGGCGAAGATTATATACTGTACTGTCATCCAGAGATACAGAAAACCCCAAAATCTGATAAACTCCGGGAGTG GTACCTTGCAATGTTAAGAAAAGCTGCAAAGGAGAGTATTGTTGTTGATCTTACCAATCTGTATGATCATTTCTTCGTATGCTCTGGTGAATGCAAATCAAAGGTAACTGCAGCTAGGCTTCCATATTTTGATGGTGACTACTGGCCGGGTGCTGCAGAAGATCTTATTTATCAGCTTCAACAAGAGGAAGATGGCAGAAAGCAGAATAAGAAAGGAACTACTAAAAAGACCATCACTAAGAGAGCGTTAAAAGCATCTGGTCAGTCTGATCTCTCTGGAAATGCATCGAAGGATTTGCTATTGATGCacaaa CTTGGTGAAACTATATCTCCTATGAAGGAAGATTTTATTATGGTCCATCTGCAGTATGCATGCACCCACTGTTGCATTCTCATGGTTTCGGGAAACCGATGGGTTTGCAGCCAGTGCAAAAACTTTCAGATTTGTGACAA GTGCCACGAAATAGAACAGAAACGCGAGGAAAGAGAGCGACATCCTGTCAATCAAAGAGAGAAACATCTCCTGTATCCG ATTCAAATTACTGATGTACCAGAAGATACAAAAGATAAAGATGAGATACTCGAAAGTGAATTTTTTGACACCAGACAGGCTTTCTTGAGTTTATGTCAAGGGAATCACTATCAATATGACACCCTGAGGCGTGCAAAACACTCTTCAATGATGGTCCTTTACCATCTTCATAATCCAACTGCTCCGGCATTTGTGACAACATGTAACCTATGTAGCCTTGACATTGAAGCTGGTCAGGGTTGGCGTTGCGAGGTTTGCCCAGAGTATGATATATGCAATACCTGTTATCAAAAGGATGGTGGTATTGATCATCCCCACAAATTGACAAATCACCCATCTATGGCTGATCGTGATGCACAAAACAAGGAAGCCAGACAACTGAGAGTTTTGCAG CTTAGGAAAATGCTTGATCTACTGGTGCATGCATCACAATGCCGTTCAGCACTTTGTCAATACCCAAACTGTCGCAAAGTGAAAGGTTTGTTCCGCCATGGGATCCAATGCAAAACACGTGCTTCTAGAGGTTGTGTTCTTTGCAAGAAGATGTGGTATCTCCTGCAACTGCATGCACGAGCCTGCAAAGAAGCTGTGTGCCATGTCCCACGATGCAG AGACTTAAGAGAACATTTGAGGCGGCTGCAGCAGCAGTCAGATTCACGGCGCAGGGCAGCTGTGATGGAGATGATGAGACAGAGAGCTGCAGAAGTTGCCAACAATGGAGGATGA